atgttttcagattttaccacattctcaccctggtaTTTACTTGTCTattaaattttttggcttctgtttttgtttacctgctttctggaaccattcttaggtgtacatggcgagctactggacaaactggtaacagcgagaaagccatccatacggaggtaagctggtcagctggtaagagtgaaaaggaacggcgtcataccaccacatagtgttcatttaaagacgaaatgcaggcatacgtacttctggctacataattcgtgatcttcagaaatgtatatagggctacgttttcagaatgagcctatgttgttaaaatgagctgaatcaacacaattcttaagtttttttggggacaacttaattgttttacgttcaatccacttaaatatgttaaaacaagTTAGCTTATTCAGctcgtgttgggacaacatgaaggaattatgttaaaccaagcatttttacagtgtattagcaaaatagaaatagaaataaagtgaaatctttttttttttgtgaagttttGGACTGTGCATTTCCATTAAAGACCACATATATCAACATTTCTTAAATACTACAAGCAATTTATATATGTTGCTATTTTATTAGATCACTAATTgctaaaactgtactgtgccaaaaggaagccctatgttaacagtgtccacaagcaccgtcaacttctctgggctcggaggcatctgggatggaccatcacacagtggacaTGTGTACTGTGATCTGAGTTTTGGACTGTGCATTTCCATCAAAGACCACATATATCAACATTTCTTAAATACCACAAGCAATTAACATATATGTTGctattttattatatcattaattGCTAAAGCCTTGTAACACACACAGCAATCAAGGTTACTAAATGTTTTCTGTGAATCAGAGCCATGAGAAATCTTGTAATTACTGATCTGATCTGCAATACCTGTTCTGAAAGCCTGAAGGAAAACAGCGGTGTTGATACAGCAGTCATGAGTCCTTTAATCAGCCTTGACAAGGATCTGCGGTCCACACTGTGGGAATATGTCTGGATGATAAAAGAGAGATGGCACACATTCAGAAGACGCTTTCGCAATAATCTTCCATCACAATTACATCTGACTTGTTCAAACTGGAATTAATCCGTTCGTCCTGAGAAATTCAGTCAACTTTaagtcaagtaaaaaaaaaagaacaagagGAAAACAAACATCTAAAATACTGTTTCCAAAAATGAAGATGAAAGATTCAGCAAATATTGCACAACATAATGAGATGAATAGAATTAAAGTGAGAAATGCAAATCAGCTGTGCAGATATATAATACAGAAACaaatatgataatataaaatacagtacattagaaaggtttactgtaaaaaaatcagtaaattaacagtttattattattattattattattattattattattatttacacatttgaTTTGCATTATAAGACCTTCatttttcctccaacaacttttggtGTTGAAAAGTGTAAAAAAGTGCCTTTTGAAGGAAATTTGGAGGAATTTCAGCACGTAAAGGACAAAGGCACaaacctaagctgaacaactgtgatctccgatccctcaggtggcactgcatcaagaatcgtcattcatctataagcgatttCACTCAGAACTACTTtgacaaacctttgtcaagtaccacaacacatagttacatccacaaatgccagttaaaactgaactgtgccaaagggaagccctatgttaacagtgtccacaaGCACCGTCAACTTCTCTGTGGAAATGTGTGCTGGGAATACactatttcaggtattttttgggagaaattaaTACCATGTGCTCCGGactaaagaagaaaaggatcatccagactgttacatcaacaagtccaaaagccagggtctgttatggtatggggttgtgtcagttcCCTTAACAAAGGTAACTTTTACGtttgtgatggcaccattattgCTGAAAAGTACACAgaaattttggagcacaatatgctggcGTCTTTtacagggacacccatgcatattttaacAGACAGTGAcatattctgcacacattacaaagtcctggctgcggagaaAGAGGATACAcgaacttgactggcctgcctgcagtcctgacctgtctccaatagagaatgtgagaATGTGTTAGGAGTGCAAATGAAGACCACTGTTGCCCACCTTGTGTGCagaaagaatgggacaaaattacacctgaaacactttatcacttggtgtcttcagttcctaaacacattttaagtgttgtgaaaaggaatgacaacattacaaagtggtaaacgcTTTATTGTTCCAACATTGTTccaaatgtgttgcaagaaccaaaattggaatgtgtttatttagaaaaagaaaacaacaaaacgcacgaggaacacattaaacaCATGCTTTGTCAAACTACGCAGTggagttttcaacatcaaaagtcgccCAAGCAGAGATAAatagtcccataatgcaattaatagccataattaaatgaaaatataaacgCTAAATAGAGAACCTGTTAATTAATGGATACTTTTTTATAGTGTTGTATAAGATTGTTACCTGTTGAAAACACATGCACTGacctaaaaaataaacacacacacacacacgcacacacacacacacaaacaaacagacacactcTAAATACTCGGGATGCCCTTTACTTATTTTTAGCAGCTTTGCTCTTGATGCTAGAGGATTTAAAGTCAGTAATAGTAGTAAATCCTCAGCAGACGCTTCTGACTGACTGAAGAACAGAGATCTGGACTTGAGAAAGCAAGAGAGAGCACACTTAGGTGAGTCTTTGCAGTTAGTATATAGtgcatgtaaaatatatgtacagttgaaggaaagatgattagtcctcctgtgaatattttattctttttataaatatatttcaagtcatgtttaacagagcaatgctattttcacagtaattcctataacctgtatatatatttcttttggagaaagtcttatttctttttggCTGCCTgtaaaaagtagtttttaattctaagattatatatttttaaggttaatattattagcccctttacgatctgttttttgattggctacagaacaaaccactgttatgtaAAACTCTCTGGTGATCCTTATTTGTGAATCACACTTGTGGACTTCACGATCAAAAATGGGATGAATGCctgtaaagtttttatttaagtcttcaataaaatcaatcaaatttatttttgtttgataatattttttctttttaattttgaaagagttttattgtaataaataatatttatgcaGAAATTAACATCCAATTTTCCCTCATTGAAAGCAATGAATTTTTGgtaatttttatgtttaattgttttttaattattgcagtaattctttatattataataatcatttcttacgtttatatagtgcattttagGACAATCAAAATACTTTACACATTTTCTGGGGGAACATACATTCTGGgaggaatcttctcatccaccaccagtgtgcagcatccacctggatgacgcgatggcagccatattgcgccagactgcacaccatacaccagctgattggtggagagaagaaagagtgatgaagccaattatgatatggggatagttggacagaggccagtaggcaaatttggccagcATGCCTGGGtcaaacccctactctttttcaaaggacatcctggtatttttaatgaccaaagagAGTCAGAACCTCACGAACATCTCATTTGAAAGAGGCCGCTCACTGagaagtatagagtccccatcagtatactggggtgttaggacccacacagaccacaggttgagcaccgcCAGCTGGCCTTACTaataccacttccggcagcaacctagctttcccatgtggtctcccatccagactGGAAGCAGCcttgcttagctttagtgggtgaccatgtaagagttgcagagagctagctgctggctagcTAAAATAAAGGCTTTGCCATTCAAAAACAAAAAGGCAGATTAGCACCAACTATTTTTACAACCTATTAGCATGCTTGAACCATTGCCtcaatttttgtgtgtgtacacatACCAAATCCCAACAAAGTCAAGCAGTTTTAGACCATTCAGATGaatctgtcatttttaaaaattccaaaaaaaacaaaatatatgggTCTAAAATGGCCAAAGAATATGGGTTAAATGTCATACAAGGGCCAGAACCTGTTTACTGTATGCAAGTATACaaacatttgctgaaataatcacAAACAATCAGGCtgatcatttatttacatttattgttttattttcaaccgAATTAAAAACATGGGGTAAGTTGACATTTTACAGGAATGCTGAATGAATGTTATTAATCTGGTTTGTGATTGCAGAACTTCAGTAAATGTTTCTGGATTGCTCTAATGTAACCTGCTGATAGCATAGAAATAACTTGGCAAAATTGTACAATTAAAACTGCTCAATTGAAAAGATAACAAGCTCGCAGTTCCTAGAAACAGACTGGAATCATATCAGCTAAACCTCCCGATGATACAGACACTCTGTGAATCATACTTAGCACATACTCTTTCATTATCACATGATTGCAATAATTATTTGTAATAACTTAGGTGTAAATGATTGCTCAAATAATCCTAATTCGTAGCTCAACATGCTAAATTAGGCTAGCACGCTAATAACATATTAATGTTTTATCTGACCAACATGTTTATTTGAGTAAATATGTTTGCGATAGTTTGCTAATTTAGTATCAATATTATAACCATGTTTACATGATTTCAGTAGGATTTTTGAAGCATAGTAtcaaaacatgctaatacatgctagccACTTACTCTTTCATGCTGTATGCTATTCTGACAATTGCAACATCTAATTAATGCTAACAACAGGGCAATCATGCTAACAAAATGATAATACATGCTAACCATTTGGAAAAATAATCATAGCATAGAAATATCTTGGCAAAATGTATACAAAaacagctgaaataaaagaataaaaagcatGCAGTTCCTAGGAACAGACTGGAATCATGTCACCTAAATCCTACGATGATACAGACACTCTGTGAATCATAACACATTCTCAAGGTTCATTATCAAATGTTTACAATAATTCATTTGCAATAACTAAGATGTAAATGCAGTGCTTACATAAATCAGTTGGGTTTGTTAAATGATGCTAGCATGCTAACAACATATTCATGTTTTATCTAACCAACATGCTTATTGgtgttagaaacatgttagcaatattATGCTAATTTAGTAACAATGCTTACATTCTTTCAACATAACTATGCTTGCATAatagcaaaacatgctaatacaaGCAAGAAACATGCTAGCCACATACTCTTTCATGCTGTATGCGAACTAAAGTGACAATCGCAACATCTAATTCATGATAACAACAAGGAAGCCATGCTAAcaaaatgttcatacatttttggaaaaaaattgcTACTGGTAGCATTGAAATATCTTGGCAAAACTCTACAAAAACAGCTGAAATGAAAGAATAACAAGCATACAGTTCCTAGAAACAGACTGGAATCGTGCCAGCTAAACCTCCTGATAACACAGACTTAACACATTCTAAAGCTTTCATTATCAAATGTTTGCAATAATTAATTAGCAATAAAGGTGTAACTGAGTGCTTACATAACTCTGTCAGTTCCTAATCCTAgctcaacatgctaatttatgctagcatGCTAACAACATATTCATGTTTTATCTAACCAACATGTGTACTTGTGCTAGAAACGTGCTAGCAATATTATGCTGTTTTAGCAGCAATATTATAATCATGCTTGTATGCTTTCAACATGATAATAAGCTTAAAGATTAATAgcaaaacatgctaatccatgttagaaacatgctagccacATATCTTTTCATACTGTATGCTATCTAATCAAGGTATGCAGACAATTGCAACAtataattcatgctaacaacaaggAAACCACGCTAACAAAATGTTAACGCATGTAAACCATTTGGGAAAAATGATAGCATATAAATAACTTGGCAAAAGTCATACAGAAACAgctgaaatgaaaaaataacaagCATGCAGTTCCTAGGAACAGACTGGAATCATGTCAGCTATACCACCCAATGCCACAGACACTCTGTGAATCATACTTAACACATTCTCAAGGTTCATTATCAAATGTTTGCgataaataatttgtaataactgaAGTGTGAATGCAGTGCTTACATAACTCTGTGGGTTCCAGCATGAAGCCCAGGAGGCGGCGGCCCTCGGTGGATCTGCTGCCCACCATCGCAGAGCTCCAGGAGAGCGAGCTTCAGGCCCACAGTCTGGAGGAGTACATGGAGTCGATTCGGGAGCTGTCCCAGCCCAGCTACCCCCTTAGCGGGCCCCTGCAGCGCTCCCGTCTGTGTCCACCGCGTACCGCAAGATTCCCCAGCATGAGCTTGGCACACAGACCCTGGGCCCTCAGCAGACCTGACAGCACATCACTGACCCTGAACCACTGCAAGAGCCCAAACACTTCACATCAGGACCCGCTGGACTGGCTGTTTGCACAAACACAACACATCGGAGTGACCCTCGTGCGGAGCAGTCCTGACGACCTCGCCATGATATGAGCATAAAACACAATGATTTGGTGTCACTGAGTAGGactgatatttatttttatactttctgCTTTCAAGACATAAGCAAACTGTCTTTCTATTAGCAACGTCATGTAACAAGCCTACGAGATGCTGGCACCATGTTAGCACCACATGGTAATTGATGATAACAACGTTAAACTTGTTATAAACATGCTCATTTATGATAACACcttgctaatttaagctaataGTATGCtaaccatgctagaaacatggtgaTTTTATTAATTTTGGCTTGACACAAACACAGTGTGTATCATTAGCAAAGCCTTGTAAATAGCCCATGCATGCTGGCATCATGTTAGCCACATGCTAATTGATGGTAACAATGTTAGCTTTGTTATAAACATGCTCATTTATGATAACACcttgctaatttaagctaataGTATGCAAACCAAACTAGAAACATGGTAATTTTATTAATGTTGGCTTGACACAAACACAGTGTTTATCATTAGCAAATCCTTGTAAATAGCCCATGCATGCTGGCATCATGTTAGCCACATGCTAATTGATGGTAACAATGTTAAATTTGTTATAAACATGCTCATTTGTGCTAACAGCTTACTAATTTAAGCTAATAGTATGCtaaccatgctagaaacatggtgaTTTTATTAATTGACACAAACACTGTGTATCATTAACAAAGCCTTGTAAATAGCCCATGCATGCCGGCACCATGTTAGCCACATGCTAACTAAAGGTAACAATGTTAACCTTGTTATAAACATGCTCATTTATGCCAACATTTTGCTAATTTAAGTTAATAATATGCTAGCCATGCTAGAAACGTGGTGATTTTATTATTGTTAGCTTGACACAAACACAGTGTGTATCATTAGCAAAGCCTTGTAAATAACCTAtgcatgttagcaacatgttagcAGCCTGctaactcattttaataatggTAATGGTGCTTGTACCAACCAAACATGCAATTTTATGCTACGATATAGCCTACTAagaatgctagtaacatggtaattcatgcttaCATAATGCTAACCATGTAAAGAACCTTATAATAAAGCATGCTTGTCCATGTTAATGGTAACAGCATGCTAATATCTAtcgtaataaaatatattaattataactgtgtatattttatatgtttttctttcagtgTGTCACAATATGCCGTAGCCTACATATTTGCAAATTTACTCTTTAATTGCAGGCCATCATTATCATTACAAATGTCAATGTTCatgacagaatttaaaataataataaaaagtaatttaggCTTTGCATTAAATGACTTTTCTCCAAATGCACTAAAAAGAAGCACAGAAGAAAGCAATTACAGTCAGCATGCTCTAATAAACACAATCTAGTTAGGTTTCGATTTCCCCTAAACCACAGTGGTTCTCAGAGACGCTGGTCAGGATTTATTTAACCCAAAAAGAATGTTGTCCCGATGCCAGAAAGCTTTAGAAAGCTTGCTCAACACTGCTTGACTGAAACAGACTCTGCAAAAACAGTGTGAAAAACTGAGGGCTCTGTGTTTGCACGAAGTTACccataatgtaaacaaatgaatgCAGCTTGCTCTCACTGAGTCCAAAGACCAGTTAGAACAGTTAGACGGCCAAGTTATTTCACAATAGGCTGCTCTGGTCTTCTGTACtccaaagagagagaaaaaagaaagattaaCTGACTTTAAGGCTACCTGCTATATGGCTATACTAGGTTATGATTGCTGTACCTGGTTGGACATgtaatagcaacatgctaatttgtgttaaaacatgcaaacaacattAATGTTACAATAGGCCAAGGATACTAGATGCACTTTAGAATCAtgctcatgctagaaacatattagcagcatgctaatttatgctaataaTATGGCACACATACCTAAAACATGTCAATTCATGTTAGcaaattgttaaaatatgttagcTATGGGGTATGACAGCAttatagaaacatgttagcaacattctAATCCATGCTAACAATCCAATATGTTAACCATGTCAGAAACATGTCCGTAACATGTTCATTTGTATTAACAGTTTGGTAagtatgctagaaacatgttaattgaTGCTAACAAGATATTagcaaaatgataaaacatgttGGCCATGTGGTAACAAGCTTTTTGTGATTTCACCAagtgggacatgttcctggattaacatctatgttggtcCTGGAACAAACATTCAAATCAGCTAATCAGTATTAATggatacgtttacagtttatgctaagtttaggcttatgtttatgcacttctacatgattgttatccaactattattcccctctgaatttgggaataatttaaggttatggatgggtttaggggtaaAGAATAGGTGGATTACATTTTCTAACAAAAATTTCGTTGCAGGATCAACAAAGATGTTAATTCAGGACTGCATCATACTTGATGCAAAATCATAACGAGCCAGAATGTTAGTttatgctaacatgctaacaaTATGACCACATTAGAAACATGCTTGCAACATgctcatttatattaacaaaatagTAAAGCATGCTACAAACATGTTAGCAAGTTATGTTAAtttatattagcaaaatattaaacattccagaaacatgttagcaagcAATGCTAGttcaattaatcaaaatattaaaacatgctagaagTTGTTAGCAAACAATATAAGTAAAATTATAAAGGAATATTAAAACATGCTATAAAGATATTAGGAAACAATATTAGTTAAAAttataaagaaacattaaaacacGCTAAAAAGATGTTAGCAAACAATATTAGTTAAAAttataaagaaacattaaaacacGCTAAAAAGATGTTAGCAAACAATATTAGTTAAAATTATAAAGACttattaaaacatgctagaaagatGTTAGCAAACAATATTAGTTAAAATTATAAAGACTTATTAAAACATGCTATAAAGATGTTAGCTAGTCATGCTAATTTATATTAGCAAAATGTTAAACATGCCAGAAACACTAGTTCAACTGATCAAACTATTAAAACGTGCTAGAAAGATGTTAGCAAACAATACTAGTTAAACttatgaaaaattattaaaacatggtATAAAGATGTTATCAAACAATATTGGTTAAAATTATAAagaaatgttaaaacatgctagaaagatGTTATCTAGTCATGTTAATTTATATaagcaaaatattaaacattccagaaacatgttagcaagcAATGTTAGTTCAACTGATCagaatattaaaacatgcttgaaAGATGTTACCTAGTCATGTTAtttatattagcaaaatattaaacatgtcagaaacatgttagcaagcAATGTGGGTTTAACTGATcaaaatgttaaaacatgctagatgTTAGCAAACAATATAAGTAAAAATTATAAAGGaatattaaaacatgctagaaagatgttaacaaacaatattagttaaaattataaagaattattaaaacatgctagaatgATGTTGGCAAACAATATTGGttaaaattataaagaaatattaaaacatgctCGAAAGATGTTAGCTAGTCATGTTAAtttatattagcaaaatattaaacatgccagaaacatgttagcaagcAATGTTAGTTCAACTGATCAGAATATTAATACATGCTAGAAATATGTTAGCAAgtcatgttaattcatgttatcAAAATACTAAAACATGTTACAAACATGTTAGTAACCTTTTGTTAATTcattagtaaaatatta
This genomic stretch from Danio aesculapii chromosome 1, fDanAes4.1, whole genome shotgun sequence harbors:
- the si:ch73-6k14.2 gene encoding uncharacterized protein si:ch73-6k14.2; translated protein: MKPRRRRPSVDLLPTIAELQESELQAHSLEEYMESIRELSQPSYPLSGPLQRSRLCPPRTARFPSMSLAHRPWALSRPDSTSLTLNHCKSPNTSHQDPLDWLFAQTQHIGVTLVRSSPDDLAMI